The following coding sequences lie in one Agrobacterium vitis genomic window:
- a CDS encoding tripartite tricarboxylate transporter permease, with the protein MLDSFSQLFMGLGIVLEPTNLAIALLGAILGTAVGVLPGLGPSATVSLLLPVTMMLDQTGAIILLAGIYYGSLYGGSITSVLMRVPGEAASLVSCFDGYPMARQGRAGAALGISAFGSFIAGLSATLAITIVGPAFTSVALAFGPIEKTSIVALGLVLAASIGEGPRIRAWTMVALGLLLSTVGVDLISGQERFAFGVSYLRDGFNIAVLAMGLFGVSEMLMLIERKASPETVPMPSYRLRDLLPTAKDWKNSTGPIARGTVLGFFLGLMPGGGALVAGFASYMLEKKISRSPERFGKGAIEGVAGPESANNAAAQASFIPMLCLGIPANAVIGIIMGALLMQNVVPGPQILTEHPQLFWGIVASMLVGNAMLIILNVPLIRIFVLLLRIPQAMMAPLIVLFCVIGAFSMNNSLFDVGVVIGCGFVAYGLRKAGFDLAPLLLAFLLGSLFEENLRQGLILGLGNPLVFLDSPISLTVILFTIAVLTAPLAKGLKTWMARKPC; encoded by the coding sequence ATGCTCGATTCCTTTTCGCAACTGTTCATGGGCCTCGGTATCGTGCTCGAACCAACCAATCTCGCCATTGCGCTCCTCGGCGCAATCCTTGGAACAGCCGTTGGCGTTCTTCCAGGCCTCGGGCCCTCTGCCACTGTCAGCCTCCTGCTGCCCGTTACGATGATGCTCGACCAGACCGGCGCCATCATCCTACTGGCCGGTATCTATTACGGTTCGCTCTATGGTGGGTCCATCACCTCTGTCCTGATGCGGGTGCCGGGCGAGGCCGCCAGCCTCGTGAGTTGCTTCGACGGCTATCCGATGGCGAGGCAGGGCCGCGCTGGCGCCGCCCTTGGCATCAGCGCCTTCGGCAGTTTCATAGCCGGCCTCAGCGCGACACTCGCAATCACGATCGTCGGCCCGGCTTTCACCTCCGTCGCTCTCGCCTTCGGGCCGATCGAAAAGACATCGATCGTGGCGCTAGGTCTTGTGCTTGCCGCCAGTATCGGTGAAGGGCCACGCATCAGGGCCTGGACGATGGTCGCGCTCGGACTGCTTCTCTCGACCGTCGGCGTCGATCTGATCTCCGGCCAGGAGCGGTTTGCCTTCGGTGTCAGCTACCTTCGCGACGGATTCAATATTGCCGTTCTTGCCATGGGTCTGTTTGGCGTGAGCGAAATGCTAATGCTGATCGAGCGGAAGGCATCGCCCGAAACCGTACCAATGCCGTCCTATCGCCTGCGCGACCTGCTTCCAACGGCAAAAGACTGGAAGAATTCGACCGGGCCGATCGCACGAGGAACTGTGCTCGGCTTCTTTCTCGGGCTCATGCCAGGTGGTGGCGCACTCGTCGCTGGTTTCGCCAGCTACATGCTAGAAAAGAAGATTTCCCGATCGCCGGAACGTTTCGGTAAGGGCGCGATCGAGGGTGTCGCAGGACCGGAAAGCGCCAACAACGCCGCCGCCCAGGCAAGCTTCATTCCCATGCTCTGCCTCGGCATTCCGGCAAATGCGGTCATCGGCATCATCATGGGTGCGCTGCTGATGCAAAATGTCGTGCCGGGACCGCAGATCCTAACGGAACATCCCCAGCTTTTCTGGGGCATCGTGGCCAGCATGCTGGTCGGCAACGCCATGCTGATCATTCTCAACGTGCCGCTGATCCGGATCTTCGTCCTGCTTCTTAGGATACCGCAGGCGATGATGGCGCCACTCATTGTCCTCTTCTGCGTCATCGGCGCATTCAGCATGAACAATAGCCTGTTCGACGTCGGGGTGGTGATCGGATGCGGATTTGTCGCCTATGGGCTTCGCAAGGCAGGCTTCGATCTGGCTCCCCTGCTGCTGGCGTTCCTGCTAGGATCGTTATTTGAGGAAAATCTCCGGCAAGGGTTGATCCTAGGTCTCGGCAATCCGCTCGTCTTCCTCGATAGTCCTATCAGCCTGACGGTGATCCTCTTCACGATTGCCGTGTTGACAGCACCATTGGCAAAAGGACTGAAAACGTGGATGGCGCGCAAGCCCTGTTGA
- a CDS encoding type II toxin-antitoxin system Phd/YefM family antitoxin → MEEAVSAADANRRFSVILRGVRDGNTYVVTSHGKPVARILPAESHEETTSGAHSSLLSRLAKQPVVNAGRWSRDELYED, encoded by the coding sequence ATGGAAGAAGCCGTTTCCGCAGCGGATGCCAATCGTCGTTTCTCCGTCATCCTGCGTGGGGTGCGGGACGGAAACACCTATGTGGTCACCAGCCACGGCAAGCCTGTCGCCCGTATCTTGCCGGCTGAAAGCCATGAGGAAACGACATCCGGCGCGCACTCTTCCCTTCTTTCGCGCCTCGCGAAACAGCCAGTCGTCAATGCGGGACGTTGGTCTCGCGATGAGCTTTACGAGGACTGA
- a CDS encoding PIN domain-containing protein, whose amino-acid sequence MKVAFDTNLLVYAEGVNSSEKRDIALDLLQRISQTSVVIPVQTLGELFNVLVRKAGKSRSDARAAVLGWRDTFPVAATTAETMVTAMDLVNDHQFSIWDAVILTVASQSGCRILLSEDMHEGFTWGGVTVVNPFAERRHELLTILLGERSG is encoded by the coding sequence GTGAAGGTTGCCTTCGACACCAATCTTCTCGTCTATGCCGAGGGCGTGAACAGCAGCGAGAAGCGTGATATCGCGCTTGATCTGCTGCAGCGTATTTCGCAGACATCTGTGGTTATTCCGGTTCAGACACTCGGCGAACTGTTCAACGTCCTGGTGCGCAAGGCGGGCAAAAGCCGCAGCGATGCGCGCGCTGCCGTCCTCGGCTGGCGCGATACGTTTCCGGTTGCGGCAACCACGGCCGAGACGATGGTGACAGCCATGGATCTCGTCAATGATCACCAATTCAGCATCTGGGATGCCGTCATCCTCACCGTCGCGTCGCAGAGCGGTTGCCGCATCCTGTTGTCGGAAGACATGCATGAGGGGTTTACCTGGGGAGGCGTGACGGTCGTCAATCCATTCGCAGAACGGAGACATGAACTGCTCACCATTCTCTTGGGTGAACGATCCGGTTAA
- a CDS encoding cysteine synthase family protein: MNIESYLADYETPRIVPLSPNLHAAQFRLMKLLPARFMLDRAEECGMLKRDGHIVETSSGTFAMALAMLSVERGYLLTIVSAKSLMDASFRERLEQLGASVVLVEDEGRTGNQGGRLAELHRILDSNPDAFWPQQYDNPDNPAAYSRLAEILTEKIGRIDCLVGCVGSGGSLCGTATYLGGLFPALRTIAVDTHNSVLFGHKAGPRLLRGLGNSIVPKNLAHALIDEVHWIGAFPAFAATRDLYRQHAMFVGPTSGAAYLVADWYARTHPEETVAVILPDEGYRYQSSVYSDDWLKSLEGWPSVRRNAPSKLLHIAPAGEDVWTHIEWSRRWLGRS; encoded by the coding sequence ATGAATATCGAAAGCTACCTTGCTGATTACGAAACGCCCCGGATCGTTCCACTCTCACCAAACCTTCACGCAGCTCAGTTTCGTCTGATGAAGTTGCTTCCGGCACGCTTCATGCTAGATCGCGCAGAAGAGTGCGGCATGCTGAAGCGGGACGGTCATATAGTCGAGACGAGTTCCGGTACTTTCGCCATGGCACTCGCGATGCTTTCGGTTGAGCGTGGCTATTTGCTGACAATCGTCAGCGCCAAGAGCCTAATGGATGCGTCCTTCCGGGAGAGACTGGAGCAACTCGGCGCATCCGTTGTCCTCGTTGAAGACGAGGGCCGAACCGGCAATCAGGGCGGGCGCCTAGCCGAGCTTCACCGCATTCTCGACAGCAACCCGGATGCTTTCTGGCCGCAACAATACGATAATCCCGACAATCCGGCAGCCTATTCCCGCCTAGCGGAAATCCTGACCGAGAAGATCGGCCGCATCGACTGCCTGGTTGGTTGCGTCGGATCGGGCGGCTCGCTTTGCGGCACGGCGACCTATCTAGGGGGCCTGTTTCCAGCGCTTCGAACGATCGCGGTGGATACGCACAATAGTGTGCTGTTCGGACATAAGGCCGGTCCCCGTCTGCTGCGCGGACTCGGTAACAGCATCGTTCCGAAGAACCTTGCACATGCGTTGATTGATGAGGTGCATTGGATCGGCGCGTTTCCGGCGTTCGCGGCTACCCGCGACCTTTATCGCCAGCATGCGATGTTTGTCGGTCCCACCAGCGGTGCGGCCTACCTCGTGGCGGACTGGTATGCCAGAACCCATCCGGAGGAGACTGTCGCAGTCATCCTGCCTGACGAGGGGTATCGCTACCAGTCCTCAGTTTATTCTGATGACTGGCTGAAGAGCCTTGAAGGATGGCCCTCGGTGAGGAGAAACGCACCGTCGAAGCTCCTGCACATCGCTCCGGCCGGCGAAGACGTGTGGACGCACATAGAATGGTCGCGGCGCTGGCTGGGAAGGAGTTGA
- a CDS encoding kinase yields MSQSDTNHPAASAKPGIMASRFLQVGHGKAMAHHGEILQGVFSDGEGKLHRGLLTLPLPGKVSHVTFWPDDGRGIRTRPEGRTKAARAARLALDELGYPEAQGSLTIESTIPLGCGYGSSTADVVASICAVAAAARAQISRTTICRLAVTAETATDAIAFDGQAVLFAQREGAVLEYLPGDYPPLCVVGFSSSDDEPVDTLEMPPAHYTGTEIETFRVLRGHLRHAIAQQDVHSIARVATASARINQRHLPKRRFDDFLRLAETGGACGVQVAHSGSRMGILLDARDDDSADRAESVARAALKDGFTDIIRFAVNADGAPMWVVE; encoded by the coding sequence ATGTCCCAATCAGATACAAACCATCCCGCTGCATCGGCCAAGCCCGGCATAATGGCATCTCGGTTTCTGCAGGTTGGCCACGGCAAGGCTATGGCCCATCACGGTGAGATCCTCCAGGGCGTCTTTTCAGATGGTGAAGGCAAGCTTCACCGCGGACTTCTCACGCTGCCACTCCCAGGCAAGGTATCGCATGTCACCTTCTGGCCTGATGACGGACGCGGCATACGCACTCGCCCTGAAGGCCGGACCAAGGCGGCGCGGGCGGCACGCCTCGCACTCGATGAACTTGGGTACCCGGAAGCCCAGGGCAGTTTGACGATCGAAAGCACCATCCCGCTTGGCTGCGGTTACGGATCATCGACGGCGGATGTCGTGGCCAGCATCTGCGCCGTGGCGGCAGCGGCCCGCGCGCAGATCAGCCGGACAACCATCTGCCGCCTTGCCGTCACCGCCGAGACGGCGACAGACGCCATAGCCTTCGACGGTCAGGCCGTGCTGTTCGCGCAGCGCGAAGGGGCGGTGCTCGAATATTTGCCGGGCGACTATCCGCCGCTTTGCGTCGTCGGGTTCTCCTCATCGGATGACGAGCCGGTCGACACGCTGGAAATGCCGCCCGCACATTATACTGGCACGGAGATCGAAACCTTTAGGGTACTGCGGGGCCACTTGCGCCATGCCATTGCGCAGCAGGATGTGCATTCGATCGCCCGCGTCGCAACTGCGAGTGCACGGATCAATCAGCGCCATCTGCCGAAGCGCCGGTTCGATGACTTCCTCCGGCTGGCAGAGACTGGCGGAGCCTGCGGCGTGCAGGTCGCCCATAGTGGCAGCCGCATGGGTATTCTCCTGGATGCCCGGGATGACGATTCGGCCGATCGGGCCGAAAGCGTTGCGCGTGCCGCGCTAAAAGATGGGTTCACCGATATCATCCGCTTCGCGGTGAATGCGGACGGCGCGCCGATGTGGGTGGTGGAATGA